The following DNA comes from Amblyraja radiata isolate CabotCenter1 chromosome 30, sAmbRad1.1.pri, whole genome shotgun sequence.
CCAGCAAAGTAAACGTGACTTAATTAAATCAGAGATATTGACAACTAGTGGGAATTTGATGACCAGGATTGTCATGAAAACACACAGAGAAGGATATATGTACACCTGATTCTGCTTATCCTGTCAGTGTCTACTGGCTTTGGCTAACTCATGCCTGCCCCCTGCTGGAGTTACAGACATTATTATTAACTATCCACCACATTGAAGCattgtcaggtcggggggagttccccccgccacgggtaccatgtgatcccgtgctacctgctccatgggtggatagtcggcgactaaacagtTTCCCCCATCTGGTTTtctaggtgaggagggggctgtagaCCCCCAGCAGAACCAAAAACAAGGCCTGTTAAAGGGCggctgagcttctagcgagcccacGGCCATCCGCACTTCAGTAGatgttgtgatcactgtcgtacatagcattgaaaaacatgaaatgtaattcttccctctccttgcttctcaaaagagaagttggtaatttaaaaaataattaattaatgaGCGAGTCGCGTCAGACAAACCAGCATTGACCTCAGCCAGGGGTTTCGTATCGGACGAAAACACCCAGTTACGTGTTCAGTTGATTTAAAATGGATTTAACTAAATCCAGTTAAAATTAGTCGCAAAAAGTTAAGAAAGCaaattcaagagggcttgtatacaaaaacagggttgtaatgctgaggctctagaagccgctggtaaggccgcatttgtgagcaattttggacacatatctgaggaaggaagtgctggctctggagaagggcccgaggagatttacaagaatgatcccaggaaatgagtaggttaatctacgatgagcgtttgtcggcactgggcctgtactcactggagtttggaagaatgaagagggatctcattgaaacatacagaatagtgaaagacttggatagtgtggatgtggagaggatgtttccaccagtgggagagtctaggacttcagaattaaaggacgttctttgaggaaggagatgaggagaaatgtatttagtcagaatctggtgaatctgtggaattctttgccacataaatcTGTGgagcatgtcagtggatatttttaaggcagagatggatagattcttaattagcacAGGAGTCAGATGTTATGTCGAGAAGGCAGGAAAaaagggttaggagtgagagatagatcagccatgatttaatggaggagtagacttaatgggctgaatggcctaattctactccgatcacttatgaccttatgacctgataAGGAAATCCGTTATCAATGAGCTGACCAGGATTGTTAACAAAATTTATGGGCGATCTTCAAAGAAGGAAATCTGTGCCATAACTCTGTCCGATTTGTCAGTGACTGAAGTTTCTGGTGACTCAGGGTTGTCCGCTGTTGGAATCGCTAGGTTCACTGTTAATAACTGTCTATCATGTTGAGGCATTGCTTCAATTAGATTTGTCAGGGAAACTAGTATTCACCTCAGTCTCGGCCTTTGTCTCGGTGGAAAACACCCAGTTATTTGTCCAGACAAAGATCCTCTTACACACATACACCTGGAAAATTGAGATCTTGTGACGAATTTCTCCCTGTAACGAAAGACCACCAACACaagcaacatcctgatgaatctttattggaaggaagtgcaggtgctggttttaatcgaagatagacacaaaatgctggagtaactcagcgtgtcgggcagcatctctggggagaaggtatgggtgacgtttcgggtcaagatcctactTCATGAATCAATGAATCAGACTCAGAcctgatgaatctcctctgtTCCCTCTCCAGCACAAACACATCCTTCCTTGAGCATGTcgacctgcacacaatacaccaagtgAGGCTGACCAGCCTTGATAGCCTTCCACGTGACCCAGAGCACCAACAATTTCCATGTCAGTACAAATGTACATCACATGCCTACGGCACGGAAAGTGGTCGTTAATATATATCATAACCAGCAACAATCCCAGGACAGATCCCTACTGAAGACCACTGCGTACAGATAGCCACTACCATTCCACACCTTTCATTCACAAAACTATCCTGATGCCAATACCATCTGCCTCCTTAAACCAAGTCAATCTTGGATCCAATTATCCAGGTCATATCggatatcatatgccttctctttCACCACTCGCCCACCATGAGGGAACATGCCCAATGCCCCATGAAAGCCCATATATTGGTTTAGCCTGAGTTGAATGAATTCTGGGTTACAGGTCCAGGATCATTTCCACCCATGAATCTCCTCTCCTTCAGCGACCCTACAATCGCGAGCCTCCACACATTCTGTGTTGCACAAGGGACATTCAATCCCGACATTTTGTCAGTGGTGGAAGCCACCCCACCTTCAGCCTCGCCCTCTGCTGCAGAGAACATGAGCAGACGGATCACAACTGGCATCTGAAATCGCCTCTATTCTGTGTGATGATGATGACTCTGCCCCCAGGCCTCAACTCCTCCTGTGTGCCAGTTCCACACTGGCCCCAATTCTCCAATATTACATCCGATATCCTGCCTGCCTTTATAAATATTTCCTGTTACACTTATTTCAATCCGCTACTTGATAATCTGATTCCCTCTCCACCACCTAACAGCGAGATCTCACAAAACCCTGCCCAACCGCTCCAAATGCCCACCCGCAATCTCTCCatcgtcctctctctctctctctctctctctctctctctctctctctctctctctctctctctctctctctctctctctctatgtacaCACACAATCCCAActctgctgtccgacccgctcctGCAATCcacgagcacccccccccccacccccctcctttcCTCGGAGTAAAACGCGGAGAAACGTTTGTGCTGTTGTGTTGTCCATATCACGTAATTgggtgaaaccccgggcaaggtttcagttgtccgcccacctgtgcccgagtctccccccgacccccggggactctctgattctctgcttctccccccagtctccgtcaccctggatgtggaaacagcacatgcgcggctcgaggtgtctgaggatcggaagagggtgagacggaCCGATAcccggaggagtctccctgacaccgggaagaggtttacaatgtatgcgtgtgtgctgggatcggatggattcacatcggggagacattactgggaggtggaggtggcggggagtcggtactggagtctgggagtcgccgctgagtctgtggagaggaagggaaaggaaCAGCAGTTCACGGagtctggagtctggagcatcgggcggCAGGTTGACGTGTTTAATGCACTCACCTCCCCTCAattccctctccccgcccgtcccatccccggcagggtgggagtttatctcagttacgagtccgggacagtttcattttacgacgcggacaccaagtcccatctccacaccttcactgggaataaattcacggagaaactttatcctttctttggGCCTTGGGATGAAGACCAGTGGCTGAGAATCAGcaccggttccgctccgggtgtgtaaaagggtcgggtcccgggaccggcgtcaggagcggggctcataaagtgaaatatatatatatataaacacacaaaaaatagtGCAGAGATAAAAAATAATGTCCGTAGTCTGTGTAGTTCGGAGCTGTATTATTTGAAAGTTGcagcgtttaatagcctgatggttgaggGGAATAAGTTATTCCTGAacgtggatgttacagttttcagactcctctatttaaatattaatattcagctgagaaggttattggctgcaaccttccccccaatgacgaactgtacactacaagggccaggaagcgagcgggtaagatcatctctgacccctctcaccctggccacaaactctttgaatcacttccctctggaaggcgactccggactgtcaaagcggccgcagccagacataaacactgctttttttccacgactagtagctctactcaataaccaaaaatctgtagcctccttttgctctggtattttatttaattcacatgtttaatcgataatgttttattattaatgtttaatgtttcctgtgttattcctaactgtcactatatgtcatgttgtcacttgcgggcggagcaccaaggcaaattcattgtatgtgaaaacttggccaataaacttattcagtcattcattcattcattcattcatccattaattaattaattaattaattcattcattcattcaatcattcattcattcattcattcgttcattcattcgttcattcattccgtGTGACGAATGAAGCAAAGATAATCGCGAGCCCAGGAAATCAACCAAAAGTGGTTTGCTTTACCTTAATCTTACTAATCGTCTGTTTCTGCTGCAGTTCCATTTCCTGGAATTCTGATATCTTCTTGGAGAGAGAGATGAAGGAGGATTTCATCTGATCCTGGGATTGGGTGGAAAAAGTTCTcatgagccatagagtcatacagtgtcgaaaccggccctttggcccaacttgcccacgacaaccaacatgttccatctacactagccccacctacgtgcgtttggcccatacccatcTACGCCTGTCCTATCCcccattcaaaagagttagaacattcaaaagagagttagatagggctcttagggctagcggaatcaagggatatggagagaaggcaggaacggggtactgattggggatgatctgccatgatcacattgaatggtggtgctggctcgaaaggccaaatggcctactcctgcatctgttgtctatgtatatatgtatctatgtatctatccatgtatctgtccaattgcttcttaaacgttgcgatagtccctgtctcaactgcttcctctggcagctcgttccatgcaccaaccgccctttgtgtgaaaaagctacgcctcagattcctataaaattagTCCCCCTTCACGTCAATCCTCTGTCCTGTTCTCGAcacaagagactgtgtgtgtctatccgatctattcctctaatggttttgtacacctacaGAAGatcatcctgtgctccagggaatagagtcccagcctgctcatcctctccctgtcGCTCAGAGCCCTGGAGTCCTGAAGCCTTTACCTTGTAGATGTCGACAGCTTCCTTAATCGGTATACagttgtgagacttgtgttcccgcgcGTCCCGGCAAATCACACAGATCCGTTTCTTGTCTgtgtcacaaaacagcttcagctcTTCCTCGTGTTCCTCGCAGAGGAGTTTACTTTTCTGCTCCTTCTGGCTCTGCTTTAACTTTTGTGCTTTCTCGGCCAGACTCGCCAGGGCCCAGTTGATCGCGGAAGGGATACCCGGAAATTCGCGCCTGCACTCCGGGCAGCAATTCACACTATTCGTTTCGCAGCACCGAGTGATGCAGTGGCGGCAGAAATTGTGCCCGCACTCCAGTGAAACCGGATTGGTGAAGAATTCAAGGCAGATGGAGCAAATTGTCTCATCCGACCAATTCTCACTCTGTGCCTTGGAAGCCATTTCGGCAGCTTCCTGGTTCACGGTAAAGATACTGGAGGAGCAAGAAAAACCACTCCtctgaaatccaatggactgacgtgtagtacgtaacggaacgtcacggccgccatttgtttatgcaaAACGCGACCCGGTATGTAATCCTCCCGCTGTGTAATCCGCTCTATCATccttggtgtaatcagtgttgcagGGAACAGTGTTTGATACAGCGCATCTATCACCtcacatattttagttaattttgttgtaAATGTTTCCCCCTGTTCCCCtattcccctattcccctcccatctttcctccacagccccctcctttgcgaagTTTCCCTTGTGCAGATTCCCttctattgctttaacacacactgtacacaaaaTTAAATGttacttatatatatatttatatgaatgtgtgtttgtgtgtgcctgtgtgtgagaggcaagttagatatAAATAAGGttcattctcatggatcagaagcaactttgattaaaGCATCACCATTGCTTTCTTTATCTTATATGTCAGacgatgtacataaaccataaaggcaattatatatgtaattatatacataaatatatgcatatatatataatcttcaattcttggagcagaatttggccattcggcacatcaagtctactccgccgttcaatcatggctgatctatcttgtcctctcgaccccattctccttcgaGTCTCCTCGCATGACCCATGACGCACGGAAttaaaaaacaatatttaaagtttaaagtttgtTTATTGAAATGTACAGCACAAAACACAAAACAGTGCGCGGCTTTCTTTAGATTCGTTCGGGTCGGACGGTCTATTCATTCACATTGCGATCAattctcagcggtagagttgctgcttttagCGCCAGATAGCCGGATTCAATCCTCACCACGaacgctgtctgtaccgagtttgtacgttctccctgcgatccggtgcgccggtttccttccacatgctAAATACgttaaggtttgtaggttatttgtcttcctgtaaattatcccgagtgtgcaggatagaactagtggtcgggtgatcgctgttcggcctGGTCCGAAGTGTCTGTGtctacactgtgtctctaaactaaactatagatgAGCACACTCATGctatcaagtcaagagtcaagtgtgttatattgtcatctgtcccggacgggacaatgaaattcttacttgctgcagcacaacagaatatgggaatatggaaacattgtacataacggggaaaaaaagaaaaagttcaataaataacaaatattgtgcaaataacaaataataatatagtcttttgcagttcagagctcagagcttatttgtcgtcgtgtttaatagtctgatggctgtggggaagtagctgttcctgaacctgggcgttacagttttcaggctcctaaaccttcttcctggtggcaatggtgagacgagtgtgtggccaggatggtgtgggtctttgatcatgttggtatcctttttgaggcagcgactgcgatatatcccgtcgatggtggggaggtcagagccggtgatggactgggcagtggtcacaactttttgtagtcctttccgctcctggacgttcaagttgccgaaccaggccacgatgcatccggtcagcatactctctactgtgcacctgtagaagtttaggagaatcctcttcgacatgccgaatctccgtaatcttctcaggaagtagagtctctgatgtgccttctttccaactgcatcggtgtgctgggtccaggaaagatcttctgatatatgcacgtccaggaatttgaagttattgatccTTTCCACCATGATACAAACAggcttgtgggtcctcatccttcccctaccaaagtccacaatcagttccttggtcttattgATGTTGTGAGCcagattgttgtgctggcaccatttggtcagtcggtcgatctcactcctGCACTCTCACTTCTATCATCAGGTATTCTGTACATTCTATATAAAAGCACCAATTCCATTCAGGGGCATCTTTGGATAATACACCCTTTATATttagtttattcagtttagtttattgtcacctgaaccgaggtacagtgaatggcTTTAGcttcgtgctaaccagtcaggggaaagaccaatcatgattacaatcgaaccgtccaTGATCAAGgggataaagtttagtgcaagataaagtccagtaacgtccgATTGAATATGGTCAGcgtgtctcgaatgaggtaggtggcaggtcagggccgctctccagttgttgatatgatggttcagttgcctgataacggccggaaagaaactgtcgctgaatctggatgtgtgcgttttcacacttctgtacctcttgactgatgagaggggagaagagggagtgacccggGTGATACTAGTccgtgattatgttggtggccttgccgaggcagcgtgaggtgtaagtgagttgtggttggacaggctagataataataataataataataataataataataataataataataataataataataatacattttatttaagggcgcctttcaagagtctcaaggacaccttacaaaaatttagcaggtagaggaaaaacatgtaaggggaatgaaataaatagtagagacatgactagtacacaaagtaaagacataattcaatacaaaacacagtatgaggcaattaatgcacagatgaaaagagacggggacgtggggctaaggataggcagaggtgaagagatgggtctggaggcgggactggaagatggtgagggacacggaattgcggatcagttgggggagggagttccagagcctgggagctgccctggagaaggctctgtccccaaaactgcggaggttggacttgtgactgcggaggttggactagatgcaggaagattgttcccgatgttggggaatccaggacaagtggtcacagcttaaggataagggggaaatcctttaagaccgagatgagaaaaacatttttcacacagagaatggtgaatctctggaactctctgccacagaaggtagttgaggccacagttcattgactatatttaagagggagttagatgtggcccttgtggccaaatggatcagggggtatggagagaaggcaggtacgggatactgagttgaatgatcagccatgatcatattgaatggcggtgcaggttcgaagggccgaatggcctacccctgcacctattttctatgtatctatgtatctatgtgagccgatggaagggagagtggtttgtgtgatggtctgggctgcgtccacaattctctgcaatcatATGTTTGTTGAGCTGTTACATAGAACGCATCGAGGCAGAAACTCGAATGCAGCCCTTCTCAGCAAAGCTATTGCATTCGCGACACTAAATTTCAATGCGTCCCTTAGCCAAGCATCCctgtaacagtctgaagaaggatcttgacccgaaatgtcacctgttccttttctccagagatgctgtctgacccgctgagtcactccagccgtttgtgtctatccttgtaaCAACAACCTGATTCTcatgggacagagagagacacgtGAAACAGTAAATAAGCCTGGATGACAATGAATTGGGAACAcggagttagacacaaaacaGATGGACCAGGAGACAAAGGAAACTCCCGGACACCTGGAAGAGGTTTAATGTCTGGCCGTGTGCACTGGGATGGGTGGGTTTCTCGTTGGGGAGACATCATTGGGAGGTGGAGGTCGCAGATAATAGAAGTTTGGGTCCGGGAATCGCCGCTGAGTCCatggagagg
Coding sequences within:
- the LOC116989870 gene encoding E3 ubiquitin-protein ligase TRIM39-like encodes the protein LDVETAHARLEVSEDRKRVRRTDTRRSLPDTGKRFTMYACVLGSDGFTSGRHYWEVEVAGSRYWSLGVAAESVERKGKEQQFTESGVWSIGRQVDVFNALTSPQFPLPARPIPGRVGVYLSYESGTVSFYDADTKSHLHTFTGNKFTEKLYPFFGPWDEDQWLRISTGSAPGV
- the LOC116989949 gene encoding tripartite motif-containing protein 52-like; translation: MASKAQSENWSDETICSICLEFFTNPVSLECGHNFCRHCITRCCETNSVNCCPECRREFPGIPSAINWALASLAEKAQKLKQSQKEQKSKLLCEEHEEELKLFCDTDKKRICVICRDAREHKSHNCIPIKEAVDIYKDQMKSSFISLSKKISEFQEMELQQKQTISKIKVKQTTFG